A region of Leifsonia xyli DNA encodes the following proteins:
- a CDS encoding carbohydrate kinase, translating to MSAGTVAAVDLGATSGRVMHARVGTDTLELTEAARFPNTPVRLWEGDRGALHWDVTGLYASVLDGLAAVSRTDPALRSIGVDSWAVDYGLLRSGRMLGEPYHYRDERTARGVELVHAAVSPEELYREGGLQFLPFNSLYQLAVDAADGSLGAADRFLLIPDLIAYWLTGAAHAERTNASTTGLLTAEGAWNDGLIERLGLPRTTFAPLVDAGTPIGGLLPALAHDLPFAGAGPTVTAVGSHDTASAVVAVPMDAARAAYISCGTWGLVGVELERRILSDEGRAANFTNEGGVDGRIRYLHNVMGLWLLSESLREWQRRGLHVDLAGLLAEASELPRPAEVFDAEDPRFLAPGDMPGRIAEWFDERGMRAPASPAGMVRVIVESLAAAFAETVRTAGSLSGVPVEAVHIVGGGARNALLCQVTADRSGLPVLAGPVEATAIGNVLVQARAAGLLSGDLETLRALVARTTQIVRYDPR from the coding sequence ATGAGCGCGGGCACGGTCGCGGCGGTCGACCTGGGCGCGACCAGCGGCCGGGTGATGCACGCCCGCGTCGGCACGGACACCCTCGAGCTGACCGAGGCCGCGCGGTTCCCGAACACTCCCGTCCGGCTCTGGGAGGGTGACCGCGGCGCCCTGCACTGGGATGTGACCGGCCTGTACGCGAGCGTGCTCGACGGCCTGGCCGCCGTGTCCCGGACCGACCCCGCCCTGCGCAGCATCGGCGTGGACTCGTGGGCGGTCGACTACGGCCTCCTCCGGTCCGGCCGGATGCTCGGCGAGCCGTACCACTACCGCGACGAGCGCACGGCGCGCGGGGTCGAACTCGTGCACGCGGCCGTCTCGCCCGAGGAGCTGTACCGCGAGGGCGGCCTGCAGTTCCTGCCGTTCAACTCGCTGTACCAGTTGGCGGTGGATGCGGCCGACGGCTCGCTGGGCGCCGCCGACCGGTTCCTGCTCATCCCGGACCTCATCGCCTACTGGCTCACCGGCGCCGCCCACGCCGAGCGCACCAACGCCTCCACCACCGGCCTGCTGACGGCCGAGGGCGCGTGGAACGACGGCCTGATCGAGCGGCTCGGCCTACCGCGCACCACCTTCGCGCCGCTGGTCGACGCGGGGACGCCGATCGGAGGACTGCTCCCGGCTCTGGCGCACGACCTGCCCTTCGCCGGCGCCGGCCCGACCGTCACGGCGGTCGGGTCGCACGACACCGCCTCGGCGGTGGTCGCGGTGCCGATGGACGCGGCCCGGGCCGCGTACATCTCCTGCGGAACGTGGGGGCTCGTGGGGGTGGAGCTCGAGCGGCGCATCCTCTCCGACGAGGGACGCGCCGCGAACTTCACCAACGAGGGCGGCGTGGACGGGCGCATCCGGTACCTTCACAACGTCATGGGGCTGTGGCTGCTCAGCGAGTCCCTCCGCGAGTGGCAGCGCCGCGGGCTCCACGTCGACCTCGCCGGGCTGCTGGCGGAGGCTTCCGAGCTGCCGCGTCCGGCCGAGGTGTTCGACGCCGAGGACCCTCGCTTCCTCGCCCCCGGCGACATGCCGGGCCGGATCGCCGAGTGGTTCGACGAGCGCGGGATGCGCGCCCCGGCCTCGCCCGCGGGCATGGTCCGCGTCATCGTCGAGAGCCTCGCCGCCGCCTTCGCCGAGACCGTCCGGACGGCGGGATCCCTGTCGGGTGTGCCGGTCGAGGCCGTCCACATCGTCGGCGGGGGAGCGCGCAACGCCCTGCTCTGCCAGGTGACCGCCGACCGCAGCGGCCTGCCGGTGCTCGCCGGTCCCGTCGAGGCCACCGCGATCGGCAACGTCCTGGTCCAGGCGCGCGCCGCCGGCCTGCTCTCCGGCGACCTGGAGACGCTTCGCGCCCTGGTCGCCCGCACCACCCAGATCGTCCGCTACGACCCCCGTTAG
- a CDS encoding alpha-hydroxy-acid oxidizing enzyme → MVDRQFPKPAELLELMQFKKPELNLKKRRLESALTIEDLARIAKRRTPKAAFDYTEGAAEGELSLTRARQAFQDVEFHPSILHDVSTVDTSCEIWGGPSALPFGIAPTGFTRLMQTEGETAGAGAAGAAGIPFTLSTLGTTSIEGVKAANPHGRNWFQLYVMRQKEISYGLVERAAAAGFDTLFFTVDTPVAGARLRDKRNGFSIPPQLTLGTIVNAIPRPWWWYDFLTTPKLEFASLSATGGTVGDLLNAAMDPSIDYDDLAEIRALWPGKLVIKGVQNLDDAKKLTDLGVDGIVLSNHGGRQLDRAPIPFHLLPEVAREVGHHTEIAIDTGIMNGADIVAAYALGAKFTLIGRAYLYGLMAGGREGVDRTIQILTDQIIRTMKLLQVRTLAELGPQHVTQLTRLQPLRRTTATEPAEHAGA, encoded by the coding sequence ATGGTCGACCGTCAATTTCCCAAGCCCGCCGAGCTGCTGGAGCTCATGCAGTTCAAGAAGCCCGAGCTGAATCTCAAGAAGCGGCGGCTGGAGTCGGCGCTGACGATCGAGGACCTGGCGCGGATCGCCAAGCGCCGGACTCCGAAGGCCGCGTTCGACTACACCGAGGGCGCCGCCGAGGGCGAGCTGTCGCTGACCCGGGCGCGGCAGGCGTTCCAGGACGTGGAGTTCCACCCGTCGATCCTGCACGACGTCTCCACCGTCGACACCTCGTGCGAGATCTGGGGCGGCCCGTCGGCGTTGCCGTTCGGGATCGCGCCGACCGGGTTCACCCGCTTGATGCAGACCGAGGGCGAGACCGCCGGTGCGGGTGCGGCTGGCGCGGCGGGCATCCCGTTCACCCTCTCCACGCTGGGGACGACCTCCATCGAAGGCGTGAAGGCGGCGAACCCGCACGGGCGCAACTGGTTCCAGCTGTACGTGATGCGGCAGAAGGAGATCAGCTACGGCCTGGTCGAGCGGGCCGCGGCCGCGGGGTTCGACACGCTCTTCTTCACCGTGGACACGCCGGTCGCCGGCGCCCGGTTGCGGGATAAGAGGAACGGGTTCTCCATCCCGCCCCAGCTGACCCTCGGCACGATCGTGAACGCGATCCCGCGGCCGTGGTGGTGGTACGACTTCCTGACCACTCCGAAGCTGGAGTTCGCGTCGCTGTCCGCCACCGGCGGCACCGTCGGCGACCTGCTCAACGCGGCGATGGATCCGTCGATCGACTACGACGACCTCGCCGAGATCCGCGCACTCTGGCCTGGGAAACTCGTCATCAAGGGCGTGCAGAACCTCGACGACGCGAAGAAGCTGACCGACCTGGGCGTCGACGGGATCGTGCTCTCCAACCACGGCGGTCGGCAGCTGGACCGGGCGCCGATCCCGTTCCACCTGCTCCCGGAGGTCGCCCGCGAGGTCGGTCACCACACCGAGATCGCGATCGACACCGGCATCATGAACGGCGCCGACATCGTCGCCGCCTACGCACTGGGCGCGAAGTTCACGTTGATCGGCCGGGCGTACCTGTATGGCCTCATGGCCGGCGGGCGGGAAGGCGTGGACCGCACCATCCAGATCCTCACCGACCAGATCATCCGGACCATGAAGCTGCTGCAGGTGCGTACCCTCGCCGAGCTCGGCCCGCAGCACGTCACTCAGCTCACCCGCCTGCAGCCCCTCCGGCGCACCACCGCCACTGAGCCCGCGGAGCACGCGGGCGCCTAG
- a CDS encoding MarR family transcriptional regulator: MTPTAAPERLTERELAVWRSLLDTTDQLRRLLSAELQRVELSPGDYAVLLALTEAPERTLRSSEVADAIGWERSRVSHQLGRMERRGLIRRADCPGDNRGALVLLTDDGLQAIRQASGPHLRAVKRLFADALEPQQLDALANVLGSIRTHLDAAEEATEGDRS, translated from the coding sequence ATGACACCGACCGCCGCACCCGAGCGCCTGACCGAGCGTGAACTCGCCGTCTGGCGATCGCTGCTCGACACCACGGACCAGCTGCGCCGCCTGCTGTCCGCCGAGCTGCAGCGCGTCGAGCTGTCGCCGGGCGACTATGCCGTGCTCCTCGCCCTCACCGAGGCGCCCGAGCGCACCCTGCGGTCATCCGAGGTCGCGGACGCCATCGGCTGGGAGCGCAGCCGCGTCTCGCACCAGCTGGGGCGGATGGAGCGGCGGGGCCTGATCCGCCGCGCCGACTGTCCCGGCGACAACCGCGGCGCGCTCGTCCTCCTGACCGACGATGGCCTCCAGGCGATCCGTCAGGCGTCCGGGCCGCACCTCCGGGCCGTCAAGCGGCTCTTCGCCGACGCGCTCGAACCGCAGCAGCTCGATGCCCTCGCCAACGTGCTCGGCAGCATCCGCACCCACCTCGACGCCGCAGAAGAGGCCACAGAAGGAGACCGCTCATGA
- a CDS encoding NADP oxidoreductase, which produces MTAIARPRVAILGVGHVGSALARILLDAGYEVDVAASGDPQRIQLIASVVMPGARPRWAAEAVADADVVILAIPLHRFAGLDRSMLDGKIVVDSMNYWAPTDGVQPLFEDDELTSSEIVQRELAAARIVKTFNHIGYHEMEEDRRPAGDPDRRALGVASDDADAAATVASLIEDAGYDTVLAESLRDGVAFEPGGPVFGARLDAAAFRAAVAGELETAA; this is translated from the coding sequence ATGACCGCCATCGCCCGACCGCGCGTCGCCATCCTCGGCGTCGGACACGTCGGCTCCGCGCTCGCGCGCATCCTGCTCGACGCCGGATACGAGGTGGATGTCGCCGCCTCGGGCGACCCGCAGCGCATCCAGCTGATCGCCTCGGTCGTCATGCCGGGCGCCCGCCCGCGCTGGGCCGCGGAGGCCGTCGCCGACGCGGACGTGGTCATCCTCGCCATCCCGCTGCACCGATTCGCGGGGCTCGACCGTTCGATGCTGGACGGGAAGATCGTCGTCGACTCCATGAACTACTGGGCGCCGACCGACGGCGTGCAGCCGCTGTTCGAGGACGACGAGCTGACCAGCAGCGAGATCGTCCAGCGCGAGCTCGCCGCCGCCCGGATCGTGAAGACCTTCAACCACATCGGCTACCACGAGATGGAGGAGGACCGCCGGCCCGCCGGTGACCCCGACCGCCGCGCGCTCGGCGTGGCGTCGGACGACGCGGACGCCGCCGCGACGGTCGCCTCCCTCATCGAGGACGCCGGCTACGACACGGTGCTCGCCGAGAGCCTGCGCGACGGCGTCGCGTTCGAGCCCGGCGGTCCCGTCTTCGGTGCGCGGCTCGACGCCGCCGCCTTCCGCGCGGCCGTCGCGGGCGAACTCGAGACGGCCGCCTGA
- a CDS encoding NAD-dependent epimerase: protein MADITIIGGTGFTGSHLAQEAVSRGHRVTSLSRSEPTEPVDGVRYLTGSADEPEQAVEGADVIVATVSPRGDSAGTLGRRYSRLAELADASGARLVVIGGFSSLRPAPGAPRFAEGDDLPAEFADEARELNAVLEDLIANAPEGLDWVFVSPAATYGAYAPQVDPRGAYRVGDDVALFDADGASFIGAEDFAKAVVDEIETPSRRRAQVHFAY from the coding sequence ATGGCGGACATCACGATCATCGGCGGCACCGGGTTCACCGGCTCCCATCTCGCACAGGAGGCGGTGTCGCGCGGGCACCGCGTCACGTCGCTCAGCCGCTCCGAGCCCACCGAGCCCGTGGACGGAGTGCGCTACCTCACCGGGTCGGCGGACGAGCCGGAGCAGGCCGTCGAGGGCGCGGACGTGATCGTGGCGACCGTCTCACCGCGCGGCGACAGCGCCGGAACCCTGGGCCGCCGGTACAGCCGCCTGGCCGAGCTGGCGGACGCCTCCGGTGCGCGCCTCGTCGTGATCGGCGGCTTCAGCTCGCTGCGCCCGGCGCCGGGTGCTCCGCGGTTCGCGGAGGGCGACGACCTGCCGGCGGAGTTCGCGGACGAGGCCCGCGAACTGAACGCGGTGCTGGAGGACCTGATCGCGAACGCCCCGGAGGGCCTGGACTGGGTCTTCGTCAGCCCCGCCGCGACCTACGGCGCCTACGCCCCGCAGGTGGACCCGCGCGGCGCCTACCGCGTCGGCGACGACGTCGCGCTGTTCGACGCCGACGGCGCCTCCTTCATCGGGGCCGAGGACTTCGCGAAGGCTGTCGTCGACGAGATCGAGACGCCGTCCCGCCGCCGCGCCCAGGTGCATTTCGCCTACTGA
- a CDS encoding sodium:proton antiporter: protein MQRSPDPESPQQSRDRRPTLTERFRAMGRSRIGALLLVAATLVAIVWANISFAGYEQFWETHLNIGVGDLQLDFTLHSLVNDALMAIFFFTVGLEVRREFAIGELTSWSRAVVPVVAAVFGLAVPAIIYVMFTLGTGMEHAWGVVISTDTAFLVGALALVGPHATGRLRVFLLALAVVDDIGALSIIALVYTEHFNPIPLIVAAVGLAGVYFTRYLRGGRGPVYATLAIIVWLAFLASGVHPTLAGVAIALLIPVYRPNRRDVEHALDLARTFRQSPNTEYARAAANSLRESISINERLQSAWGPYVAYVVLPLFALANAGVRLSGDILLGAIVSPIAWGVLVGLVVGKFVGVFGSTALLRVLRIGDFGPGLTLDRLAGGAALCGIGFTISLFIVDLAIPGEEAQNAARVGVLAATVVAFLVATVLFRISDAHRPKEDAGVRLMRPVDPARDHVFGSPDAPFEIVEYGDFQCGFCLKATGSVVEVQRELGDRLRYVWRHAPLTRFHPNALAAAEASEAAARQGKFFEFERSLFADQEHQLPSDIMRRAEELGLDLNRFEDDLASPEVAARVRDDMLDAEAMDITAVPTFFINGRRHVGPYDAQSLIRALQESVDAPVAEQPRPGTV, encoded by the coding sequence ATCCAGCGCTCCCCGGACCCCGAGTCGCCGCAGCAGTCGCGCGACCGTCGGCCCACGCTGACGGAGCGGTTCCGCGCGATGGGCCGCAGCCGGATCGGCGCGCTGCTGCTAGTGGCCGCGACCCTCGTCGCGATCGTCTGGGCCAACATCTCGTTCGCCGGGTACGAGCAGTTCTGGGAGACGCACCTCAACATCGGCGTCGGCGACCTGCAGCTCGACTTCACCCTCCACTCGCTCGTCAACGACGCGCTGATGGCGATCTTCTTCTTCACCGTCGGCCTCGAGGTGCGACGCGAGTTCGCGATCGGCGAGCTGACCAGCTGGTCGCGCGCGGTCGTCCCGGTCGTCGCCGCGGTCTTCGGGCTCGCGGTGCCGGCGATCATCTACGTGATGTTCACCCTCGGCACCGGCATGGAGCACGCCTGGGGAGTGGTCATCTCGACCGACACGGCGTTCCTCGTCGGCGCCCTCGCCCTCGTCGGCCCGCACGCGACCGGCCGGCTGCGGGTGTTCCTTCTCGCGCTGGCGGTGGTGGATGACATCGGCGCGCTGAGCATCATCGCGCTCGTCTACACGGAGCACTTCAATCCGATCCCCCTCATCGTGGCGGCCGTGGGACTCGCGGGCGTGTACTTCACGCGCTACCTGCGCGGCGGTCGCGGACCGGTCTACGCGACACTCGCGATCATCGTCTGGCTGGCGTTCCTCGCCTCCGGCGTGCACCCGACCCTCGCCGGTGTCGCGATCGCCCTGCTCATCCCCGTCTACCGGCCGAACCGGCGGGATGTGGAGCACGCGCTCGACCTCGCCCGCACCTTCCGGCAGTCGCCCAACACGGAGTACGCGCGCGCCGCGGCCAACAGCCTGCGGGAGTCCATCTCGATCAACGAGCGCCTGCAGTCGGCGTGGGGACCCTACGTGGCGTACGTCGTCCTGCCGCTGTTCGCGCTCGCCAACGCGGGCGTGCGGCTGAGCGGCGATATCCTCCTGGGCGCGATCGTGTCGCCCATCGCCTGGGGCGTGCTGGTGGGTCTCGTGGTCGGCAAGTTCGTCGGCGTCTTCGGCTCGACCGCGCTGCTGCGGGTGCTCCGGATCGGCGACTTCGGACCCGGCCTCACCCTCGACCGGCTGGCCGGCGGCGCGGCGCTGTGCGGGATCGGCTTCACGATCTCCCTGTTCATCGTCGACCTGGCCATCCCGGGCGAGGAGGCGCAGAACGCCGCGCGCGTGGGCGTGCTCGCGGCCACCGTGGTCGCGTTCCTGGTCGCGACCGTGCTGTTCCGCATCTCGGACGCGCACCGGCCGAAGGAGGACGCCGGCGTGCGGCTCATGCGCCCGGTCGACCCGGCGCGTGACCACGTCTTCGGTTCGCCGGACGCGCCGTTCGAGATCGTCGAGTACGGCGACTTCCAGTGCGGCTTCTGCCTGAAGGCGACCGGCTCCGTGGTCGAGGTGCAGCGGGAGCTGGGCGACCGGCTCCGCTACGTCTGGCGGCACGCCCCGCTGACCCGCTTCCACCCGAACGCGCTCGCGGCCGCTGAGGCGTCGGAGGCCGCGGCGCGGCAGGGCAAGTTCTTCGAGTTCGAGCGCAGCCTGTTCGCCGACCAGGAGCACCAGCTCCCGTCCGACATCATGCGCCGCGCCGAAGAGCTCGGCCTCGACCTGAACCGCTTCGAGGACGACCTCGCGTCTCCCGAGGTGGCGGCGCGCGTCCGCGACGACATGCTGGACGCGGAGGCGATGGACATCACCGCCGTCCCCACCTTCTTCATCAACGGCCGCCGTCACGTCGGCCCGTACGACGCGCAGTCGCTGATCCGCGCACTGCAGGAGTCTGTGGATGCGCCGGTGGCCGAGCAGCCGCGGCCGGGGACGGTGTAG
- a CDS encoding cupin — translation MPTTSPHVASLIDSADTYENDFGRISQLTADDFPILKRMSLKRIVLEPGGVREPQWNVNANQIAYVVRGTVLVSMLANADEFASFVVQPGQMYHVASGAIYHIENVGDGTAEIIASLRTARPAHFSLQNSFNAMTDAVLGNTYDLPSSAFAAFDRHDAQQIVRREGTARIPDTAGLPNAHLFDLAGQNPPLSYDYGNARLGRKQFWAALDDLSMYSLEVANTGMREPHWHPVTAELGYVQSGHARMTVLDPDGTLDTYELEPGNAYFIPRAYPHHIEALGEEGIHFLIFFDQPTPGDIGYRATASAFSREVLSAAFGVPEAQLPRFPFTPVDPLIVGRTNPID, via the coding sequence ATGCCCACGACCTCGCCGCACGTCGCCTCTCTGATCGATTCGGCCGACACCTACGAGAACGACTTCGGTCGCATCTCGCAGCTCACCGCCGACGACTTCCCGATCCTGAAGCGGATGTCGCTCAAGCGGATCGTGCTGGAGCCCGGCGGGGTGCGCGAGCCGCAGTGGAACGTCAACGCCAACCAGATCGCCTACGTCGTGCGCGGCACCGTCCTCGTCTCCATGCTCGCGAACGCCGACGAATTCGCGAGCTTCGTCGTCCAGCCGGGGCAGATGTACCACGTGGCGTCCGGTGCGATCTACCACATCGAGAACGTGGGGGACGGGACGGCCGAGATCATCGCGTCCCTCCGCACAGCCCGCCCCGCGCACTTCTCCCTCCAGAACAGCTTCAACGCGATGACGGACGCCGTGCTCGGCAACACCTACGACCTCCCGTCGTCGGCGTTCGCCGCCTTCGACCGGCACGACGCCCAGCAGATCGTCCGGCGCGAGGGGACGGCGCGCATCCCGGACACCGCGGGCCTGCCGAACGCGCACCTGTTCGACCTGGCCGGCCAGAACCCTCCGCTCTCGTATGACTACGGCAATGCCCGCCTCGGCCGCAAGCAGTTCTGGGCGGCCCTCGACGACCTCTCGATGTACTCGCTGGAGGTGGCGAACACGGGGATGCGCGAGCCGCACTGGCACCCGGTCACGGCCGAGCTCGGGTACGTGCAGAGCGGGCACGCCCGCATGACGGTGCTCGACCCGGACGGCACGCTCGACACCTACGAGCTGGAGCCCGGCAATGCGTACTTCATCCCGCGCGCGTACCCCCATCACATCGAGGCGCTGGGGGAGGAGGGGATCCACTTCCTGATCTTCTTCGACCAGCCGACGCCGGGCGACATCGGCTATCGGGCGACCGCTTCGGCGTTCTCGCGCGAGGTGCTGTCGGCCGCGTTCGGGGTCCCGGAGGCGCAGCTGCCGCGGTTCCCGTTCACTCCGGTCGACCCCCTGATCGTCGGACGGACGAACCCGATCGACTAG
- a CDS encoding MFS transporter, whose translation MTDATTASTSTGRRGERSGRTPAFAVCIAVGALTILDLSGVNVALPSIQRSLHADSTQLQLIVAGYALAFGLTLIPSGRLGDTRSRKAMFVIGLIGFSLASALCALAPGIVWLTVTRFLQGAAAGVQMPQVLGMIQQLYRGEERGRAFGVFGAMVGIATAIGPTLAGSLIAIGGATEGWRLLFWFNVPCGAIALFFALRYLPNRQDRGQGGTQLDPIGLVLLAVSILGLMLPFLLTTGSSTDDPKRWLWLIAFVVAGAAFLLWERAYRRRGLSPIVHLELFRIASYRNGLLIAAVYFAGLPASFLVTTLYLQEGLHAQPLAAGLVSVPFALGAAVSAFVGGRLVQRFGRALVVTGLVIVIVGIGALLASATLAPPSTAAWFMAGSTLIGGIGGGFVISPNQTLTLSEIPPEEGSAAGSIAQLGQRIGTAVGIALVTAVFFATVPGGGSHPVAQYHDAVRSGYLMTLGLLAVALIVGLVDLRERHKAGKRGV comes from the coding sequence GTGACCGACGCCACCACCGCCTCCACGTCGACCGGCCGCCGCGGCGAGCGGTCCGGCCGCACACCCGCTTTCGCCGTCTGCATCGCGGTCGGCGCGCTGACCATCCTCGACCTGTCGGGGGTGAACGTGGCGCTGCCATCCATCCAGCGCTCGCTCCACGCCGACTCGACCCAGCTGCAGCTGATCGTCGCCGGGTACGCCCTCGCGTTCGGCCTCACCCTGATCCCCTCCGGGAGGCTCGGCGACACGCGGTCGCGCAAGGCCATGTTCGTCATCGGGCTCATCGGGTTCAGCCTCGCCAGTGCGCTGTGCGCCCTGGCGCCCGGCATCGTCTGGCTGACCGTCACCCGCTTCCTCCAGGGGGCCGCGGCGGGCGTCCAGATGCCGCAGGTGCTCGGGATGATCCAACAGCTCTACCGAGGAGAGGAGCGCGGGCGCGCGTTCGGCGTCTTCGGCGCGATGGTCGGCATCGCGACGGCGATCGGGCCGACCCTCGCCGGCTCGCTGATCGCCATCGGCGGCGCGACGGAGGGCTGGAGGCTGCTGTTCTGGTTCAACGTGCCGTGCGGCGCGATCGCGCTGTTCTTCGCTCTGCGCTACCTGCCGAACCGCCAGGACCGGGGGCAGGGCGGGACGCAGCTCGACCCGATCGGCCTCGTGCTCCTCGCCGTGTCCATCCTGGGCCTGATGCTGCCGTTCCTGCTCACCACGGGCTCCTCGACCGACGACCCGAAGCGCTGGCTGTGGCTGATCGCGTTCGTCGTCGCGGGGGCGGCGTTCCTGCTCTGGGAGCGTGCGTACCGGCGGCGCGGCCTGTCGCCGATCGTGCACCTCGAGCTGTTCCGCATCGCGTCCTATCGCAACGGCCTGCTGATCGCCGCGGTGTACTTCGCCGGGCTCCCGGCGAGCTTCCTGGTGACCACGCTCTACCTGCAGGAGGGGCTGCACGCGCAGCCGCTCGCCGCGGGGCTGGTCAGCGTTCCGTTCGCGCTCGGCGCCGCCGTCTCTGCATTCGTCGGTGGCCGGCTGGTGCAGAGATTCGGTCGGGCGCTGGTGGTGACCGGCCTCGTCATCGTCATCGTCGGCATCGGCGCACTGCTGGCGTCCGCGACCCTGGCGCCGCCCTCCACGGCGGCGTGGTTCATGGCCGGGTCGACGCTGATCGGCGGCATCGGCGGCGGGTTCGTCATCTCGCCGAATCAGACGCTGACACTGTCCGAGATCCCGCCGGAGGAGGGCAGCGCGGCCGGGTCGATCGCGCAGCTCGGGCAGCGGATCGGGACGGCCGTCGGGATCGCGCTGGTGACGGCGGTGTTCTTCGCGACCGTCCCGGGCGGAGGGTCGCATCCGGTCGCGCAGTACCACGACGCGGTGCGCAGCGGATACCTGATGACCCTCGGTCTGCTCGCGGTCGCCCTGATCGTCGGGCTGGTGGATCTGCGCGAACGCCACAAGGCCGGCAAACGCGGCGTCTGA
- a CDS encoding TetR family transcriptional regulator, which translates to MSSADTFQRARSAEAKAAREQAILDAARALASDRGIREITLTDIADAVGMHKSAMLRYFETREEIFLRLTADGWREWTPVLCDRIRTASTPSGVAAAFAQTLAARGAFCDLLAQAPLNLERNVSVDAVRTFKLTTGENLARIAEAVREALPDLSDPAARDLVAAATSLAGTFWQISTPPAPIAELYRSDPRLGHALVALEPRLHRILTAYLTGALAG; encoded by the coding sequence ATGAGCTCCGCCGACACCTTCCAGCGGGCCCGCTCCGCCGAGGCCAAGGCCGCCCGCGAGCAGGCCATCCTCGATGCGGCCCGGGCGCTCGCGTCGGACCGCGGCATCCGCGAGATCACCCTCACCGACATCGCCGACGCGGTCGGGATGCACAAGTCGGCCATGCTGCGCTACTTCGAGACGCGGGAGGAGATCTTCCTCCGGCTGACCGCCGACGGCTGGCGGGAGTGGACTCCGGTGCTGTGCGACCGCATTCGCACCGCCTCCACTCCCTCCGGCGTGGCCGCCGCCTTCGCACAGACGCTCGCCGCGCGGGGAGCGTTCTGCGATCTGCTCGCGCAGGCGCCGCTCAACCTCGAGCGCAACGTGTCGGTGGACGCGGTCCGCACCTTCAAGCTGACCACCGGCGAGAACCTGGCCCGGATCGCCGAGGCGGTCCGAGAGGCGCTGCCCGACCTCTCGGACCCGGCGGCGCGCGACCTCGTCGCCGCCGCGACCTCTCTGGCGGGCACGTTCTGGCAGATCTCCACGCCGCCGGCGCCGATCGCGGAGCTGTACCGCTCCGACCCCCGGCTCGGGCACGCGCTCGTCGCCCTCGAACCGCGGCTGCACCGCATCCTCACTGCTTACCTGACGGGGGCTCTGGCGGGCTGA
- a CDS encoding short-chain dehydrogenase/reductase has protein sequence MEQTWFITGSSRGFGRALVIAALQAGDRVAATARRPEQLDDLVAEYGDRILPLALDVTDAARAAASLAEARERFGRIDVIVNNAGYANVAPIETADDADVRTQFETNFWGVYNVSKAAIPLLRAQGGGLVIQFSSVGGRVGGSPGIASYQAAKFAIDGFSRVLRAEAAPFGVKVLVVEPSGFRTDWAGASMEVHDIPEQYEQTVGLMNARVRQSGSAPAGDPVRAAEILVAVAKRDDIPTNLPLGVNASEMSVAQDRRLLASDLAWAPVSRSADADQPYPAELPAA, from the coding sequence ATGGAACAGACATGGTTCATCACAGGGTCCTCGCGCGGCTTCGGCCGCGCCTTAGTCATCGCCGCCCTCCAGGCCGGCGATCGGGTCGCCGCCACCGCACGCCGGCCGGAACAGCTCGACGACCTCGTCGCCGAGTACGGCGACCGCATCCTCCCGCTCGCCCTTGACGTCACCGACGCGGCTCGCGCCGCTGCGTCACTCGCGGAGGCGCGCGAGCGCTTCGGCCGCATCGACGTCATCGTGAACAACGCCGGCTACGCCAACGTCGCGCCGATCGAGACGGCCGACGACGCCGACGTCCGCACGCAGTTCGAGACCAACTTCTGGGGCGTCTACAACGTCAGCAAGGCCGCCATCCCCCTGCTGCGCGCACAGGGCGGCGGGCTGGTCATCCAGTTCTCGTCCGTCGGCGGCCGCGTCGGCGGTTCCCCGGGCATCGCCTCGTACCAGGCGGCCAAGTTCGCGATCGACGGCTTCAGCCGCGTCCTCCGCGCCGAGGCCGCGCCGTTCGGGGTGAAGGTGCTCGTCGTGGAACCGAGCGGCTTCCGGACGGACTGGGCGGGCGCCTCGATGGAGGTGCACGACATCCCGGAGCAGTACGAGCAGACCGTCGGCCTCATGAACGCGCGGGTCCGGCAGAGCGGGAGCGCGCCGGCCGGCGACCCGGTCCGCGCCGCCGAGATCCTCGTCGCCGTCGCCAAGCGCGACGACATCCCGACCAACCTCCCGCTCGGCGTCAACGCGAGCGAGATGAGCGTCGCCCAGGACCGCCGCCTCCTCGCCTCCGACCTGGCCTGGGCGCCGGTCAGCCGCTCGGCGGACGCCGACCAGCCCTATCCCGCGGAGCTCCCCGCCGCGTAG